A region of Rhizorhabdus wittichii RW1 DNA encodes the following proteins:
- a CDS encoding transcriptional regulator, AraC family (PFAM: helix-turn-helix- domain containing protein, AraC type; AraC protein, arabinose-binding/dimerisation): MPWSDPSLVEHVDRPIVAVGNEYPPAFELDWHRHRRGQLIYAARGVVVVSTAQGVWVAPPERAVWTPGGVSHAVRMVGAVSTRSVLIEPDAHGSLGDANKVIQVSPLLRSLLAAACEIDPEYDVAGRDGMVMALLLAELARAPSVSLAVPFPKKAEIARKCQAFLDAPSPHDTIDMWSAELGMGRRAFTRLFRQQTGLSFGAWRQQACLLIALPRLAAGEAVTTIALDLGYESPAAFTTMFKRLAGVAPSHYQSAGRAMVD, translated from the coding sequence GTGCCGTGGTCCGACCCATCCCTCGTCGAGCATGTCGATCGTCCGATCGTCGCGGTCGGCAACGAATATCCGCCGGCGTTCGAGCTCGACTGGCATCGCCACCGGCGCGGCCAGCTCATCTATGCCGCGCGCGGGGTGGTGGTGGTCAGCACCGCGCAGGGCGTCTGGGTCGCGCCGCCCGAGCGCGCGGTGTGGACGCCCGGCGGGGTCAGCCATGCGGTGCGGATGGTCGGCGCCGTCAGCACCCGGAGCGTGCTGATCGAGCCCGACGCCCATGGCTCGCTGGGCGACGCCAACAAGGTGATCCAGGTCTCCCCGCTGCTGCGCAGCCTGTTGGCGGCGGCGTGCGAGATCGATCCCGAATATGACGTCGCCGGGCGTGACGGGATGGTGATGGCGCTGCTGCTCGCCGAACTCGCCCGCGCGCCCAGCGTGTCGCTCGCCGTGCCCTTCCCGAAAAAGGCCGAGATCGCGCGCAAGTGCCAGGCGTTTCTCGACGCGCCGAGCCCGCACGACACGATCGATATGTGGAGCGCCGAGCTCGGCATGGGCCGGCGCGCCTTCACCCGCCTCTTCCGGCAGCAGACGGGGCTCAGCTTCGGCGCCTGGCGGCAACAGGCCTGCCTGCTGATCGCGCTGCCCCGGCTCGCGGCCGGGGAGGCGGTGACGACGATCGCGCTCGACCTGGGCTATGAGAGCCCGGCCGCCTTCACGACGATGTTCAAGCGGCTCGCCGGGGTCGCGCCCAGCCATTACCAGTCGGCCGGGCGGGCCATGGTCGATTGA
- a CDS encoding FO synthase subunit 1 / FO synthase subunit 2 (PFAM: Radical SAM domain protein~SMART: Elongator protein 3/MiaB/NifB): protein MATGHDLDRRGADAILTRLDAMGLARMIAESEAMTLAAHGPIVTYSRKVFIPLTRLCRDVCHYCTFATTPRQAGPAYLSRDEVLAIARAGEAAGCREALFTLGDRPEDRYAAAREALAASGHASTLAYLRDMARAVLDETGLLPHLNPGLMDADDYAALRPVSASMGIMLESASDRLCEPGGPHFGSPDKRPAARIATIEAAGRAGVPFTTGLLIGIGETRAERIEALVAIRDLHARHGHIQEVIVQNFRAKPDTRMAGHAEPSLDEHLWTIAAARLVLGPAMTIQAPPNLHDRAELTALLRAGVNDWGGVSPVTPDHVNPEAPWPHLEVLAEATAEAGRTLLQRLAIGPAHARAVDRWADPALATRIRRLVDGRGLPKTDDWAAGEGGAVPAIGLDAEPKATAGIAAILAKAGSGATLDEGEIVALFRAERGDLAAIVRTADELRRQVNGDRVSYAVNRNINYTNICLYKCGFCAFSKGSTKAERGPAYRLDLDEVGRRAAEAAERGATEVCLQGGIHPSFDGDTYLAIVAAVRAAAPSIHIHAFSPLEVTHGAQTLGLPLEDYLARLKAAGLSTLPGTAAEILDPEVRAILCPDKLTADEWIEVMRTAHGVGLRSTATIMFGHVDGYEHWARHLLRVRALQTETGGFTEFVPLPFVHMEAPLWRKGKARSGPSYREAVLMHAVARIVLHPVIANIQTSWVKMGPDGARAILDAGANDLGGVLMDESITRSAGGQNGQCFDRAQMIALAADAGRPAYQRTTLYQPVDPRPAPFLEPLA, encoded by the coding sequence ATGGCGACCGGACATGATCTCGATCGACGGGGCGCCGACGCCATCCTGACGCGGCTCGACGCGATGGGCCTCGCGCGGATGATCGCGGAGAGCGAGGCGATGACCCTCGCCGCGCACGGGCCGATCGTCACCTATTCGCGCAAGGTGTTCATTCCGCTGACCCGGCTGTGCCGCGACGTCTGCCATTATTGCACCTTCGCCACCACCCCGCGCCAGGCCGGCCCCGCCTATCTGAGCCGCGACGAGGTGCTGGCGATCGCCCGCGCCGGGGAGGCGGCCGGGTGCCGCGAGGCGCTGTTCACGCTCGGTGACCGACCCGAGGACCGCTATGCGGCGGCGCGCGAGGCGCTGGCGGCGAGCGGCCATGCCAGCACCCTCGCCTATCTTCGCGACATGGCGCGGGCGGTGCTCGACGAGACCGGCCTGCTGCCGCACCTCAATCCCGGCCTGATGGACGCCGACGACTATGCCGCGCTGCGCCCGGTGTCGGCGTCGATGGGGATCATGCTCGAAAGCGCGTCGGACCGGCTGTGCGAGCCGGGCGGGCCGCATTTCGGATCGCCCGACAAGCGCCCCGCCGCGCGGATCGCGACGATCGAGGCGGCCGGGCGCGCCGGCGTGCCCTTCACCACCGGCCTGCTGATCGGCATCGGCGAGACCCGCGCCGAGCGGATCGAGGCGCTGGTCGCGATCCGCGACCTGCACGCGCGCCACGGCCATATCCAGGAAGTCATCGTCCAGAATTTCCGCGCCAAGCCCGACACCCGCATGGCCGGCCATGCCGAGCCGTCGCTCGACGAGCATCTCTGGACGATCGCCGCCGCCCGGCTGGTGCTCGGCCCCGCCATGACGATCCAGGCGCCGCCCAACCTCCACGACCGCGCCGAGCTGACCGCGCTGCTGCGCGCCGGGGTCAACGACTGGGGCGGCGTGTCGCCGGTCACCCCCGACCATGTGAACCCCGAGGCGCCCTGGCCGCATCTGGAGGTGCTCGCGGAGGCGACCGCCGAGGCGGGACGCACCCTGCTCCAGCGGCTCGCGATCGGCCCGGCCCATGCCCGCGCGGTCGACCGCTGGGCCGATCCGGCGCTCGCCACCCGCATCCGCCGCCTCGTCGACGGGCGCGGCCTGCCCAAGACCGACGACTGGGCGGCGGGCGAAGGCGGCGCGGTGCCCGCGATCGGGCTCGATGCCGAACCGAAGGCGACCGCCGGGATCGCCGCGATTCTCGCCAAGGCAGGATCGGGCGCGACGCTCGACGAAGGCGAGATCGTCGCGCTGTTCCGGGCCGAGCGCGGCGACCTCGCCGCGATCGTCCGCACCGCCGACGAACTGCGGCGGCAGGTCAATGGCGACCGCGTCAGCTATGCCGTCAACCGCAACATCAACTACACCAACATATGTCTATACAAATGCGGCTTCTGCGCCTTTTCCAAGGGATCGACCAAGGCCGAGCGCGGTCCCGCCTATCGGCTCGACCTCGATGAGGTCGGCCGCCGCGCCGCCGAGGCGGCCGAGCGCGGCGCGACCGAGGTGTGCCTGCAGGGCGGCATCCATCCGAGCTTCGACGGCGACACCTATCTCGCCATCGTCGCTGCCGTCCGCGCCGCCGCGCCGTCGATCCACATCCACGCCTTCTCCCCGCTCGAAGTCACCCATGGCGCGCAGACGCTCGGACTCCCGCTCGAGGATTATCTAGCGCGGCTGAAGGCGGCCGGTCTCTCGACCCTGCCCGGCACCGCCGCCGAGATCCTCGATCCCGAGGTCCGCGCGATCCTCTGCCCCGACAAGCTGACCGCCGACGAGTGGATCGAGGTGATGCGGACCGCGCACGGCGTCGGCCTGCGCAGCACCGCGACGATCATGTTCGGCCATGTCGACGGCTATGAGCATTGGGCCCGCCATCTGCTGCGGGTCCGCGCCTTGCAGACCGAGACGGGCGGCTTCACCGAGTTCGTCCCCCTGCCCTTCGTCCATATGGAGGCGCCGCTGTGGCGCAAGGGCAAGGCGCGCTCGGGCCCCAGCTATCGCGAGGCGGTGCTGATGCACGCTGTCGCGCGGATCGTGCTGCACCCGGTCATCGCCAACATCCAGACGAGCTGGGTGAAGATGGGTCCCGACGGCGCGCGCGCGATCCTGGACGCCGGCGCCAACGACCTGGGCGGCGTGCTGATGGACGAATCGATCACGCGCTCGGCCGGCGGCCAGAACGGCCAGTGCTTCGATCGCGCGCAGATGATCGCGCTCGCCGCCGACGCCGGCCGGCCGGCCTATCAGCGCACCACGCTTTACCAGCCGGTCGATCCGCGGCCGGCCCCCTTCCTGGAGCCTCTTGCATGA
- a CDS encoding reduced coenzyme F420:NADP oxidoreductase (TIGRFAM: NADPH-dependent F420 reductase~PFAM: NADP oxidoreductase, coenzyme F420-dependent; 6-phosphogluconate dehydrogenase, NAD-binding; NAD-dependent glycerol-3-phosphate dehydrogenase domain protein), whose protein sequence is MTITQTIAVIGGTGKLGAALARRLARAGAVVTLGSRDPDRARAAAEELGHGIAAAGYAEAAAGADLVIVAVPFAAQEGALAEIAPHVAGKIVVDTTVPLVPPKVMRVSLPAEGSAAVRAAQLLGEGVTVVSGFHNVAAHKLATDEDIGCDVLVFGDDKAAREQVVALADAIGLRGIHGGALANSAAAEALTSVLIFLNKTYQVDGAGIRITGTLIDPASGKVL, encoded by the coding sequence ATGACCATCACCCAGACCATCGCCGTGATCGGCGGCACCGGCAAGCTCGGCGCGGCGCTCGCCCGCCGCCTGGCGCGCGCCGGGGCCGTCGTGACGCTCGGCTCGCGCGATCCCGACCGCGCCCGCGCCGCCGCCGAGGAGCTCGGCCACGGCATCGCGGCGGCCGGCTATGCGGAGGCGGCGGCGGGCGCGGACCTGGTGATCGTCGCGGTCCCCTTCGCCGCGCAGGAGGGCGCGCTCGCCGAGATCGCGCCGCATGTCGCGGGCAAGATCGTCGTCGACACGACGGTGCCGCTCGTCCCGCCCAAGGTGATGCGCGTGTCGCTTCCCGCCGAAGGCAGCGCCGCCGTCCGCGCCGCGCAGCTTCTCGGCGAAGGCGTCACCGTCGTTTCCGGCTTCCACAACGTCGCCGCGCACAAGCTCGCGACCGACGAGGATATCGGCTGCGACGTGCTGGTGTTCGGGGACGACAAGGCCGCGCGCGAGCAGGTGGTGGCGCTGGCCGACGCGATCGGCCTGCGCGGCATCCATGGCGGCGCGCTCGCCAATTCCGCGGCGGCCGAGGCGCTGACCTCGGTCCTGATCTTCCTCAACAAGACCTATCAGGTCGACGGCGCCGGCATCCGCATCACCGGCACGCTGATCGATCCGGCCAGCGGCAAGGTGCTGTAG
- a CDS encoding transcriptional regulator, AraC family (PFAM: helix-turn-helix- domain containing protein, AraC type), with amino-acid sequence MSAKAGFDWYGDLPAGVECLMRCYSESRRSASYFIHRLDRETATIKDQSNDPVISLSINPNGVVDRAVEGQWERAELLRASLTLTPAFLRCDWRWTGDPLDIFDVYLPYELMQAAWAEHFKGDPARVNLQAKLVFEDPSILLLMQSILSTILSPRPISAFLMETITNHLISSLLCSENGAIVVRPAARSVLSSPVLQRVKDYVEAHIAEDISLDMLAREAGVSRFHFIRLFKDSVGMTPHAYLIERRMVRACNLLMHTKQSIGEIAVNCGFEDPSYFAARFRRLYRMCPREFRKRL; translated from the coding sequence ATGTCGGCAAAGGCAGGCTTCGACTGGTATGGGGACCTGCCCGCCGGGGTCGAATGCCTCATGCGCTGCTACAGCGAGTCGCGGCGGTCGGCGAGCTATTTCATCCACCGGCTCGACCGCGAGACCGCGACGATCAAGGATCAGTCCAACGATCCGGTGATCAGCCTTTCGATCAACCCCAACGGCGTCGTCGACCGCGCCGTCGAGGGACAATGGGAACGGGCGGAGCTGTTGCGGGCGTCGCTCACCCTCACCCCCGCCTTCCTGCGCTGCGACTGGCGCTGGACCGGTGATCCGCTCGACATCTTCGACGTCTACCTGCCCTATGAGCTGATGCAGGCGGCCTGGGCCGAGCATTTCAAGGGCGATCCCGCGCGCGTCAACTTGCAGGCCAAGCTGGTCTTCGAGGACCCGAGCATATTGCTGCTGATGCAGTCGATCTTGTCGACGATCCTGTCGCCGCGGCCGATCTCCGCCTTCCTGATGGAGACGATCACCAATCACCTGATCTCGAGCCTGCTCTGTTCGGAGAACGGCGCGATCGTGGTCCGGCCGGCGGCGCGATCGGTGCTGTCGAGCCCGGTGCTGCAACGGGTGAAGGACTATGTCGAGGCGCATATCGCCGAGGACATCTCGCTCGACATGCTGGCGCGCGAGGCGGGGGTCAGCCGCTTCCACTTCATCCGCCTGTTCAAGGACAGCGTCGGCATGACCCCGCATGCCTATCTGATCGAGCGGCGCATGGTCCGCGCCTGCAACCTGCTGATGCATACCAAGCAATCAATTGGTGAAATCGCGGTCAATTGCGGATTCGAGGACCCATCCTATTTCGCTGCGCGTTTCCGCCGCCTCTACCGGATGTGCCCACGGGAATTTCGCAAACGGCTATAG
- a CDS encoding Amidohydrolase 3 (PFAM: amidohydrolase; Amidohydrolase 3), whose product MKTARHKATLIIAALLSASALQAADRTADLILTNGEVYTPQGWAAGVAVKDGAILAVGDAAALGAYRAPSTKMVDLGGKTVMPGLYDMHVHPLGAGLAMSECRFEYGAAPQHILDAVTACVKAAKPGEWITGGRWQAVSFGDTPPTREMLDRVAPNNPVALTDISGHSMWTNSLALKLAGITRDTPDPEGGIIERDARGEATGLLRESGRDRVKRAIPAPSLEKNVKALDTALDTMLSHGVTGLVDARVPRAGLETYAALADRGLLKQRVVGCLHYSGDKEFEDILRNRRSYERARFRTDCVKMYEDGVPTESHTAAMIDPYAPGADGHLHEPARGLLLVGPATLDPLVTRLDKMGITVKFHAAGDQASRTALDAIAAARKANGPNGPMHEVGHLTFVKPDDLARAKTIRATLEFSPYLWFPSAINDDIIKAIGPDRIKRVWPVREGLDSGALVIAGSDWSVVPSANPWIGIETLVTRRAPDDQRPGEVYGPAEAITLKEAIDIFTINAARQLGMADKLGTIEPGKIADLIILDRNPFKIPATDVHNVVVTQVIIDGKTAYQHP is encoded by the coding sequence ATGAAGACGGCACGTCATAAAGCAACCCTGATCATCGCCGCCCTCCTTTCGGCATCGGCGCTCCAGGCCGCGGACCGCACCGCCGACCTGATCCTGACCAATGGCGAGGTCTATACGCCGCAGGGCTGGGCCGCCGGCGTCGCCGTCAAGGACGGCGCGATCCTGGCGGTCGGCGACGCGGCCGCGCTCGGCGCCTATCGCGCGCCCTCCACGAAGATGGTCGACCTCGGCGGCAAGACCGTGATGCCCGGCCTTTACGACATGCACGTCCACCCGCTCGGGGCCGGGCTGGCGATGTCCGAATGCCGCTTCGAATATGGCGCGGCGCCCCAGCATATCCTCGACGCCGTCACGGCCTGCGTGAAGGCGGCGAAGCCCGGCGAGTGGATCACCGGCGGCCGCTGGCAGGCCGTCTCCTTCGGCGACACCCCGCCGACCCGCGAGATGCTCGACCGGGTCGCCCCGAACAATCCGGTGGCGCTGACCGACATCAGCGGACACAGCATGTGGACCAACAGCCTGGCGCTCAAGTTGGCCGGCATCACCCGCGACACGCCCGATCCGGAAGGCGGCATCATCGAGCGCGACGCGCGGGGCGAGGCGACCGGCCTGCTCCGCGAGAGCGGACGCGACCGGGTGAAACGGGCGATCCCGGCCCCTTCGCTCGAGAAGAACGTCAAGGCGCTCGACACCGCGCTCGACACCATGTTGTCGCACGGCGTGACCGGGCTGGTCGACGCCCGGGTGCCGCGCGCCGGCCTGGAAACCTATGCCGCCCTCGCCGACCGGGGCCTGCTGAAGCAGCGCGTGGTCGGGTGCCTCCACTATAGCGGCGACAAGGAATTCGAGGATATCCTCCGCAACCGCCGCAGCTATGAGCGCGCGCGCTTCCGGACCGACTGCGTCAAGATGTACGAGGACGGCGTCCCGACCGAGAGCCACACCGCGGCGATGATCGATCCGTACGCGCCCGGCGCGGACGGCCATCTCCACGAGCCGGCGCGCGGGCTGCTGCTCGTCGGGCCGGCGACGCTCGATCCGCTGGTCACCCGCCTCGACAAGATGGGGATCACGGTCAAGTTCCACGCCGCCGGCGACCAGGCCTCGCGCACCGCGCTCGACGCCATCGCCGCGGCGCGCAAGGCCAACGGCCCGAACGGGCCGATGCACGAGGTCGGCCACCTGACCTTCGTCAAGCCGGACGATCTGGCGCGCGCGAAGACCATCCGGGCGACGCTCGAATTCTCGCCCTATCTGTGGTTCCCGTCGGCGATCAACGACGACATCATCAAGGCCATCGGGCCGGACCGGATCAAGCGCGTCTGGCCGGTGCGCGAGGGGCTGGATTCGGGGGCGCTGGTCATCGCCGGGTCGGACTGGTCGGTGGTTCCCTCGGCCAATCCCTGGATCGGCATCGAGACGCTGGTCACCCGGCGCGCGCCCGACGACCAGCGCCCCGGCGAGGTCTACGGCCCGGCCGAGGCGATCACCCTCAAGGAAGCGATCGACATCTTCACGATCAACGCCGCCAGACAGCTCGGCATGGCCGACAAGCTGGGGACGATCGAACCGGGCAAGATCGCCGACCTGATCATCCTCGACCGCAATCCGTTCAAGATTCCGGCGACCGACGTCCACAACGTCGTCGTCACCCAGGTGATCATCGACGGAAAGACCGCCTACCAGCATCCGTGA